The genomic segment aaattcacacaaacatttttttttcttttcccatcaaatatctggcacaaaaacaacttccccctcatacattatttgcctactgctatggaacacactttcataagcctatttagatctgaaaacttatgccttatagaacaacccatttcttcattcagtatcaaaatacaaaaataatttccagtcatacttataccatagccattctatcatctttgtcaaatgtgtatttgtagagtaatttccaatggaatcaagtgcaaccaaggttgtaaaacaaacaaaaaagacattttttctttctctctttgtacaaatctaactagatgtttggtaacaaCATACAACACTGCCGACTGACGCTCGCGCCGTATCCAGAGCCATAGAGATCTACCGATCGCTCTGCCGGATCCAACTGACGGATTTTCAAAAAAGAAGGCGCGCGCGCAGTTGTCATTGGCCAGTTTTCTTGATGAGAGCCACTtcaaccaatcacattcaaaGCAACGTGGTATCTTTTTCTTTATCGAGAAAAGATGATAAAGAAAAGAAATGTTTATTTGTAGGCTGATCAGTTCCataagcatctctctctctctgtcacacactatATACTGCATTATGTGTAAAGCACTATATAAACAAAGGTGAGTTGACGTCACTTAATTTAAGCAAAATATCAAACGCATCAATATTTTACTCGCATTCCAGAATCTGGACATCATTTAGGTTTTCATGGCGCTGTCATTTTCACTGTGCTGAACAGCACATAAAGGGCTATTCCAGTTCAATGCAACACAATAGATAGACATTATTTTAATCTACATTGGAATTTATAAATGCTAACCCACTCATAACTTTTTATTTCATCATCTGAATTCAAGCTTTACCCATCCACAAGTTTACCGATTGCACGTGAGCGTGCCACTGCCCCGTTTCTGACCGCCCCTTCCCCCGCACGTGACGCTGCCAGACAGCGCCGACAGCCAACCGGAAGACGCGCCAGATGTGGCTCCGCCCtccagagagagcctgaccgacgCTCAGAAGGGAAGAAACAAAGCCAAGTGTATATGACAGCACTGTGTCAACTCGCCGCCGCCGGGAACTTTTCTAACTACTCCGCATATTAGAATATAAATGTTTATTGAAGCTGCTTATAAAGCGAGTTTGCGAGCAATTTAAACAAGCCAGCCATCAGTGCATGCATCATTCTTTGTGATAATTCACATCCATTAGGCATTTCCAGTATTGTTGATGGGTAACATTTGAAAAGATTGAACTCAGTATCGCACCCTATTTTTCCCCTGATAATTCTACACTGTGAACAACGAATTCATGTTAAATTAGTCGAATAAAAATCATCCAGACAAACGTTGCTGTCCATAAATTCCAGCACAAATAGTGTCCATTTCAAAAAGGCACAAACTTCTAAAGTAGATAAACAGCGTCTTAAAGCTGTATATCGCAGTTTATAGTCAAAGTCTAGAGCAGCTTTTATCTGGATCAAACAGTCATAACTTTAATAGATATTTGATAGATTGTAGCCGCTTAGTCCTTTTTTACCTGTTGAAataactgaaattcactgctgacTACAATTATATAGATCCTAACGTGTGGGAATGGTTTAAGGTCAAACAAATAGCAGTTGTCATGGGTCAAACACTTTCACGGATAAGGAAACAAGAACAAAAGGATCTGATTGATAAAATTAATACACAAccaggcacgtgcacacacagggctttaggggtgcttgagcccctgccctttttgcctcgaattaaatgttgcccttttaaaataataataataaataatccagtcctgttagaagtttaaaacaacggcggtacaaaaactccacaGCAATCTCCCGGTGTTCCTGTAATCCGGGGCGGCTGCGCGCGCtgagctgccgcttctctgtccattgctgctccgctcgcGCGCGGCCAGTGAGAACAGAGGAGGCggacagtgaggcagcttgaacagTTGTTGAGGCGGTTATGGTCGAACAGTTcgccctttcaaactgtatgcaCATCACATTTGGGCGTTTGaagggctactgacatttgtgcgagtaatttaagtctctgtagtttaataatctgcttgttaacttGTTTGGCTGGGTGACCATTCTCATAGCAGCAACACTGATAAGGCAGTGGATCTGTCACTGGTAGGAGTGGATCAGTGTGGCCCTCTGATGGACCCTTTCCACTGATGGATGTGGGAGAGAGGGGTCAGAAATTATACAACAACAAATGGGCTACAGTTCCACCGAAAATGTGCACTTACTGTATTTATAAACTGTATTACGCATCATGCAAATGTAAAACAAACACTATGAAAAAAACTGAAGCATCATCTTTAATCAAAATATATTTAATcatctttaataaaaatatttactAAAAATAACATCATctaaatatttaataataataaaattatcaaaatatttacaagtaataaaataataaatcaaaatatttacaaatgaaaaaaaaataatttacagGCGTTAAAATAAGGAACTTAACCAAAATATATCCAATAAATTGGATATATACGTGCAGCGAGACCAGTCATTAAAATCATCCtttaaaatgtcaaacagatgtgGGCCAGATGTGCTGAGAGATTAGCTGGAGACGGTCATCACAGAGTTGAGATGAGTCTCCAGCGGCAGTGGTGTGGACTCCTACAGCACACCTATGGACCCGTTCTCCCCGATCCGGTAGGACACTTCGTAGGGGTCGACCCACACTGTCAGCTCACACGGTAAGAGGGCACGAACCTGCTCCATGCTGAGACCACTGGTGTAAGCAGCCTTCCCTACTAGCGGCTCCATCCTGCGATTGATTCTGAGGCATCGATATCCCGAACCTCTGAACGGTGCGTCAGGGAACCAGTGGTGCTCATAATGCTCTGGAATCAAAGAAAACAGACTTTTAAAAACTCTGTTCAACTCGCAGATTGTTTTAAGAATAGATTTGTTATTAGAATATCATGACTATCATTCACTTGGGATGAGGCTCTCGAGAAAGGCAGCATTTCTGGGCAGTGTTAATGCTCCCGAGATAAACATCTGTCCGCCATTAAATCTAGGTCTTTATACATCACTGACTTTAACTGAATGCCACACTAATAAGCTTTCCCTTTTTCTCAGAACACAGCAAGGAGTCGGTATAATTGTAAAGGTATTTGTCCATTTCAGTGAAAATGAAAAATAAGTAGATCGAATAAAGACTAAATATGATGTGGATCCTTTTGTCAGAAGTCACAGGTGTGTAATGTGGTGTTTAATCTCACCTCCTAACGCCTCTTCCAGAGAACGGCTGAAGTGTTGGAGCTGTTTTTCGGACAGAGGTCCTCTTCCTCTCAGTAATCCGGTGATGAAGGTCACCGCTGTGGTCACCTCGACTTTCATGCTGAAATATTTTCGTAAACTGTAAAATATCATACGATACAGACAGTCATGCGATTAGTGTGTGTCGTGTTAGTAGAttattaaaacttaaaaaaaaaaatacaaatcactCAGTTAGTACAAGGTGACTTACTCGGAAGGAGAAGATTAAACCGCTGATAGCCGCTGATGAATTGCTGATAAGTTGCTGATGATCGCTGGAAACTCGCTGTTACTCGCTGTGAAGGTTTGTGTCGCTCTGAAGCTCTGTGTGGATGTGTGGCTCTTATATAGCTGCAGATTTTGAAACATAACTAATTAaactgttttcatttaaactaattaaactgtcttcttttaaactaattgaactaatgaaattgtctgaatcatgtgacctgggttttcccctaaacttttggggaaaacccaggtcatgtgaccaggtgacatcagctccctgagagagagagagcatcctgatCGCTCTGTGTTGCTCAGTAGCCCATTCACTACTTCAGGAAACCCATTCAAAGGAATCAGACAAAGTTTTGGACAACTCAATGgggaggcaattttttttttccccacatggtACATCAAGATCAGCAGGCGTTGCAATTTTACTCAATATCTCACTGGGGAAAATAATtgccaccaaaagtagtaacaatGGCCATTGGGTAATATGCGTACTCCAAATAGACAATTCTACACTAATTTTAGGAAATGTTTATGGACGCTAACATAGCACAAAACAGAACCCTTCTTACAGAGATTAGAGAAGTTATTTTGCAGTTTAAAATTAAATATGTAACTGGAAATATAATATCGGGAGGGGACTGGAATATGGTGAAGGATGAAGGACTAGaccaggggtgccagggtgaaattggtaagggggccagatttttttcaagtgggaccttgggggccgaattacacttttggcctgaaaagaccagacactaactcaacaaaaggacattattttatatgatttttgaaggcctatacgcccaaaaggaattgtaaagctatagcctcaaaaCGAGGCGCACAGCacatggcagacaaaagcaatttaccctctgaaaatgtgacagtctaagcatgcaagtagcctacatttataaaaaaaaaaaaaatgctatggactaagacacaaataacacaagtgtaaactgtaaatgacttagatcagatttattgatcttgcacatcaaaaacatgtcaatgcataggcctaattaggccaattaaaacgattggcaagtaggcctaaacgagtcaaaagaaagaagtgccagggtaaataattccaccaataggtcaagtgactaaatatccagtagcattagtttaaaagagccaaatatgactgaacataccaataaaaacaaactacagatggcacattaactttgctggtcaagtcccacatatatttccacacacccatcctgtttattccccctcaagcacacagcacaaggttacatgggggagaaataccagctacattttacatgtggaagccagaagtcttttactttttaccagcttgtcgacattgggggacagactctgggcagttgctattttcatgacatcgttgagatgtccatgggtcagacgactacgcagtttcgatttattaatattcattactgaaaatgcctgttcacatacagtggtgcttgaaagtttgtgaaccctttataattttctatatttctgcataaatatgacctaaaacatcatccaattttcacacaagtcctgaaagtagataaagagaacccagttaaacaaatgagacaaaaatattatacttggtcatttatttattgaggaaaatgatccaatattacatatctgtgagtggcaaaagtatgtgaacctctaggattagcagttaatttgaaggtgaaattagagtcagatgttttcaatcaatgggatgacaatcaggtgtgagtgggcaccctgttttatttaaagaacagggatctatcaaagtctgatcttcacaacacatgtttgtggaagtgtatcatggcacgaacaaaggagatttctgaggacctctgaaaaagcgttgttgatgctcatcagactggaaaaggttacaaaaccatctctaaagaatttggactccaccaatccacagtcagacagattgtgtacaaatggaggaaattcaagaccattgttaccctccccaggagtggttgaccaacaaagatcactctaagagcaaggcatgtaatagttggcgaggtcacaaaggaccccagggtaacttctaagcaactcaaggccactggctaatgttaatgttcatgagtccaccatcaggagaacactgaacaacaatggtgtgcatggcagggttgcaaggagaaagccagtgctctccaaaaagaacattgctgctcgtctgcagtttgctaaagatcatgtggacaagccagaaggctattggaaaaaaaaattgtggatggatgagaccaaaatagaaccttttggtttaaatgagaagcgttgtgtttggagaaaggaaaacactgcattccagcataagaaccttatcccatctgtgaaacatggtggtggtagtatcatggtttgggcctgttttgctgcatctgggccaggatggcttgccatcattgatggaacaatgaattctgaattataccagagaattctaaaggaaaatgtcaggacatctgtccatgaactgattctcaggagaaagtgggtcatgcagcaagacaacaaccctaagcacacaagtcgttctatcaaagaatggttaaagaagaataaagttaatgttctggaatggccaagtcaaagtcctgaccttaatccaatcaaaatgttgtggaaggacctgaagcgagcagttcatgtgaggaaacccaccaacagcccagagttgaagctgttctgtatggaggaatgggctaaaattcctccaagccggtgtgcagaactgatcaaaagttactgcaaacgtttagttgcagttattgctgcacaagggggtcacaccagatactgaaagcaaaggttcacatacttttgccactcacagatatgtaatattggatcattttcctcaagaaataaatgaccaagtataatatttttgtctcatttgtttaactgggttctctttatctacttttaggacttgtttgaaaatctgatgatgttttaggtcatatttatgcagaaatatagaaaattataaagggttcacaaactttcaagcaccactgtaaatatgttgtcccgaacatacagagtattttaccggcaaaggccgtgataattgggtactctggtgacaatgactgatagaaagattggattccaa from the Neoarius graeffei isolate fNeoGra1 chromosome 2, fNeoGra1.pri, whole genome shotgun sequence genome contains:
- the LOC132871717 gene encoding protein BTG1-like, producing MKVEVTTAVTFITGLLRGRGPLSEKQLQHFSRSLEEALGEHYEHHWFPDAPFRGSGYRCLRINRRMEPLVGKAAYTSGLSMEQVRALLPCELTVWVDPYEVSYRIGENGSIGVL